In the Kwoniella shandongensis chromosome 6, complete sequence genome, GCTCGGCCACGGTAACATCCGGCTTCACATCGACTTCCATACTGCCTTCTTTCTTGAAACCGAGCAAGTCTCCTCGAACTGCCACCTCATATTTCAAGCCCAACAGCCCCGCATGTCTCACTTCCCACGCGAACTTTTCGTGCTTCTCTTTACCTTCTGCTTCCTTGCCGCGCTTTGCCCATGACTGCTTGACCATTCCCATAAGGGTGTCATGGACTTCACGTATGCCTATAGGATCAATATACTTGAGGACGACTCCTAGCGCCTGAGCAGCTGTTTCTCGCACAGGCGCGATGACAGTATCACCAACGAAATCGCCAAATCGGTCGAGAACAAGTAGGGATAGTAGTTGACGGGAAAGTGAGAGGAGTTGTTTGGGTTCGATAGCGGGACCGGCTGAGCGTAGGATCTCCATGATAGCTAGGGCGGCACCGTGACGGATTTGCCAAGTTGGCTCATGTAAATTGGGCGAGATCTCGGACAATACGGTGACCCATGGCAGTTGACCAGGTATGACCGTCAATGTTTTGATGGAGGAAGTCACGACAGGATTGCCATCTGCATCCAACGTCGGTTCGACTTGTCCGCCCGAGCCTGCCGCAGCGGCTCGCGCTTTGGCACCAGGATCGATTGTAACGACTTCAGGCTTCTCTTCGACTTTAATACCGGAACTAGACGAAGGTCGTTCAGGAGGAGTTGAGGCGGGAGAAGGGGCAGATCCACTCCCAGATGCTTTTTCGTTGAGTCGACGCATCCTATGTAGAAGTGTAAGCCATGCTGTGATATGCGTGTGAAACACTAAGAACCTACTTGTTGGCTTCCTCAACGATGttgcccttcttcctcttcagcatAGTGATTTGTCTCGCGCTGAGACCTTCGAATACATCCTTGGGCGGCTGAGGAGGGGCAGAAGGTTCTCTACTGGGCGCGGCGGTACTCGGCTTGGTTTGCGTTCCATCGgcgtcgtcatcatcctccccgATGACCttgtcgacatcgtcaccCCACCCCACTGCATCCCCGAGACCTAAGCTGCCCATCATCGCTTTCCGTCTTTTGGCCTTATCACCCGGCTGGGGCTTAGCGATGTACTCGCGGCCTGCTGAAGCGAGCAAGGTTTGACTTTTCCTCAGTAGGCTGGGCAAATCTAAAAATTCTGTGGAGCTCGAACCATTGCTGGTACTGTCGATGGAAAGGGATGATTGAGGCAGACACGCGGCGAGCAGACCTAGTGCGTTTGCAGCTGCATATCGAGTGTCGGATGTCCTAGACTTGAGCAGGGGAAGGATTTTGCTGATCGTTTCGAGAACATCATTCCATGCGTCTTGCTCCCCTCCACCTGTGGAGAGGGTGACGGATCCATCCGCTTGGATATCAGGTTTCGCCTCATCCTTGACGACTGGACGGATGGATGCGAGGAAGGTCTTCAATGCAATTTGGGACAATTGCTTTGCTGCTGTCCGACGTACTTGCTGTGACGTCCCAttgtcgagaagaagaataagCTTATCTTGTCTGAGTGTATGCATTAGTTTGTATCTTTGCTGTAAGTGCACGATGTATGCTTGCTCACCTGAACGACATTATTATTGCTTCTCTGTTAagtggacaacctccaccagcaAGAGCAATTACGTAAACGATGGACGGCGGCGAACGCCTTTGATAGTGGAGACGCGCGCCGAAAATGTGAGCCGCGAGGGGGTGGAAGGGGGAAAGACGGGTGTTTGTTTCTGAGCGAGGTTGCGCTTTTGTGGTGTTTGTGAGTAGACCTCTTTTATCCCCGTTTTTTTGACTTTCGGGCATTTCGGGTATTATTCATTGTGGCACAACACACCGTAAACACACGGTCAGCTCGGCCCTCTGACGATTATCGCCTACCACCATGTGTATACACGTTGCATTTGAAGCATCTGTAGACATGATCACGAAGCTGATCCTGCCATACATGCACACAGTAAGGACAGTACATCTTCTTGTTCAACTTCCCGCATGCATAATTACCTAGGAGCAAACGTAACTCTCTATTCCGACATGATGACTACCGAGGAGAAAAGTACCTCGGGTATCGGCTCTCTCTGTCCTGGCTTGTGTCTCAAATGTGCCCGGATCCCCACACTTTAGCATAGCCTGCACGGCGTCACCGTGCTCACAAGCAATAACAATGATCGGAGTCCATCACAGCTTCTCCGTCTCCGTGCGAGCTCAGTACACACTCCCTGCTAAAATAGACAATAGTCAATCGCCTCGGAACCGGCTCAGGcacgttcttcccttctgaaCCACCGCGTCGAATGACCGATTGGCGTTACGCGTTTTATTGTTTACCTTTTCAAAATATCACTTGGTGGAGCCGGAGACATACGGGTGAAAGGGAGGACGGTTGATTTTCATTCACCCTCATGCTCACGGTATTCATCAGCGGGCATAAAGCGATCAAAGCATCAAAGCACTGTTTCTGCGTTTCTGCATAGGACAAggaaaaagagagagagaggaacgCGCTTTTTGTCAGTTACAGGAGATCCTTTAGCGATCAGGGACACGCAGCAGAGCTCgatctcttctcaccctgtTACGCGTTGTTACCCCCTCCACCTAACGTGACCACCCGTTGTGTCATATCGTTCACCGTTCACCGTTCACCGGGGGCATCTCTACTGATCCTCGTTTCCCTCTCTAATTTGACTTTAATCTTTGTTTCCTTGTGGGACACCTTCaagggggaaaggagtgggtgtttgttgttgtgtacTCTTTTTTTTTCAGTTACGATGCGCGTCTGCATTTGGTTTGCTGAGACCTAGCCGACACCGTTGGTTTCAGTCTTAGTATAAACATCGAGACATCCTCGTCGCCactcttgtctttcttttcttttctcttcctaACTCAACTTATTAATATATCATCTTATAGACGACCTCTTTCACGTTCTTTACCTTCTCATTTTCACGTACTTGACGTTTCCTCACGCAAACTCACAAACAACCCATACACACAAGATGTCCGCTGCTAaaactctcttcttcgtcgctgCTACCGTTCTCGGTGCTGCTGTTGTCAACGGTCAGGCCGCCCCCAACTGGCAATACGTGAGTTATTAGCTTTATACTGTGAGACTGAATCGCGCTAACCAGTGAATGCTCTCATAGATCCCCACTGCTTGTTCTTCTCAGTGTGCCCAGACTGTCCAGTCTTCTTACCTCTGTTCCGTGAGTCGCGTCGTGAGAACCGCACGGGCCACTTGCTGATCCTTCCTGCAGACCAACTACCAGAGCAACACCGACGTTTACGGATGTTTCTGTAACAACTACCCCTCCGACGCCGCCGACTGTGCTTCTTGTTTGAACAGCAACGACGCTGCCGCTCTTGcttccctcctcacctcTACTCAGACCGCGTGCCCCGCCGCCATCCAACAatgtttcttctcttgtTCTTTCGACACCTGTGCCTCTTCCGACATCGCTTGTCAATGTGAGTCGTCTCAGACGCTACTGTGAATTCGGCGTGATTCTCTTGCTAACGACTTGTCCGTAGGTGACGGTGCCTACCTCGAGAACATCTACAACTGTGCCTCTTGTAACACTGCCAACAACAACGCCGGTACCACTCAGATCACCGACTTCAACAACCTCCAAGAGTCTTGTGCCAACCAGAACTACACCGGtgcctcttcgtccttctccaccatcgctCTCCCCACCATCGCGACTGCCCAATACAACGCCCCTGCCCTCACTGCTACCGGTGGTGGTGCCGCTGCTACCGGTGCTGCCTCTGAgctcggtggtggtgacgctgctgctgccgctaCCGCCGCCGCTGGTTCCAATGCTGCTGGTGCCTCTGGTAATGCTGGTGCTGCCGGCGCTGCCGGTACTGTCGCCACTACCGCTGCTGGTACCACCGCTCTCGCTGGATCTGCCGCTACCACTGCTGCTAGCGGAGCTGCCGGTGCTTCCAAGGCTGCTACTACCGGTGCTGCTGCGTCTGGTGCCGCTGCTTCCAAGGCTGCTTCCGGTACCTCTGCCGTCAAGTCTGGTGCTGCTTCCGGTACCGCTGCCGCTGGttcctctacctcttctGCCGCTTCCGGTGCCGAGAAGTTCGCCGTTCCCGCTTTCGGTGGTGTTGTCGCCCTCGCCGGTGCCGTCCTTGCCTTGTTCTAAACGATCTCTCTGTAGAATAGGAACGATCTTACAATCTATCATACTATAACGTGCTTCTGCTTTCATCTCACGAACGGATCATACGTTTCTATATGACTTCTTCTTAAAACCCATCTTAACTTTTATTCGCTTCGCTATTTCTCTTTTATAGGATCGAGTATTGTTCTCATGCATGCTTGGTGGTTGGTGCTTGATGCTTCGCGAGATACATTACAACTACGAATTGAATATCCTTGAATGCTGCAGATCATGTCGTCCTGTCAACACCTCTCCCAGAGGCCATGTCGTCGCTGGACCTCGTTCAGCTTCTTCCGTCCAGGCCCAAAAGTCGTTCTCGTCCACTTGAACCTTTGGCTCATCACTTCCTACACCAACGGATTCTATCTCGATCGTCCGTTCTTCGATATGTCGCActtcgatatcgatgatcTCCCGGAAGGGATGTAAGAGTAGTTGGGAAGAGGCATATGGTCCTATCAAGTTGAGTCGGACGgctgaagagaggagtgatCGAGCATGTAAGAAGAGGTGCAGATGGATTGCTCGGTCTGAGTCACCGATAGAAGGTCAACCGCTGTCGCTCTTCATCACAGCAATGAAAGGTCAAGCACGATCTGCGACTCACCTAATGATAAACCCAAAACACGAGTCATGACTCCAAAACAGATGGCCAGATGACCTGGCGCTTCACCTTTTCTAATCACCTTCTTATACTGATCCACTATATCTTTTGCTATTCCCTCAAGTtgctcgctctcgctctcgctctctcccaGATCTTCACCTTGATCTTCATCGTTGTGATATAACCCTACCGGTCTACTCAGACCTCTTGTGAAAAGAGTCAACATTGCTACTCCTTGAGCTttcgatgatcttctcgcGACGTGAGAAAGGAGCGTAGCTTCGTGATACCTATCCAAAGCGGCAATCCGTCCTACTACccaatccaccacctcctcttccccttccacccttcctcccattgGTCgttccttccctttgccttttcgtAGTCGTAATGCTTGATCTACCATCTCCCACGAAGCACGTACGAAGCCCCCTGTGGTATTGCCATAATTCCCAACTTCGGCTCTTGCAAATTCAACAACACCGTTCAGTGTAATGGCTTTTGATCCTCCTCCGCCGTTTTCGCGAGGGATAGGTTcggacgagctcgagctcgagtatgaggaggaggaggaggaggaggaagaaagaaagcCGTGCTTGGCATATGATTCGAGGCCTGATGAAGAGACGAAGCCGCCCGTGGGAAGATTGGAATCAAGTAGGACGTAGAGGAGGTGCAGTTCTTCCGGTGATGGGTGAGGTTGGGGAAGAGGTGCCGGTGTCGGAGTAGCAGTGGGAATCATGCTAGGATCGGAATGGGGACGAGGCGCGGGGGATACCGCTATTCACTATGCTGATTGGTAAGTGAGTGTGTGGTGTACAGGAACTATGTGGAAAGAAGAACGactggagaaggagtggaaaTGGGACGGAATGACTGTTGAAATCCAAATGCCGTTTTCATCGGCTGGCTATCTTATCTCTCAGACCACACCCACGCACAAGCTTGCCGGCTTTCATATACAGTAACAATCGAACAACCATATGTTCTGTCTTTCTCAACCTGTTGTATCATCTCCTATGCACTTGCGTGGGAAACGCAATACCTTGCAAGCCAACACTATGCATGAGAACTATTTATTGATGCTCGTCTATCCGAAGACTGAGCTTTTcttttgtttgtttgtttatGTACATACTGGGGTGGGGTTTTGAAGATTAAGTATATATGCAAGGTGAGAAAGGGGGAAAAAGAAGACAAGTTTGTTCCGCTactgctactactactaTTGTAAGAAAACACTATTCTATAGGCATATCAATCGCCTTATGCACCCAAGACAAGTGTGAGAAGAGCCATTCGAACCTAAACAAGAAGCATCAGTAACCTGGACAAGATTGCTTGGAGAACCACTGTACTCACGAAAAGACCATATCTCATCTGTCTGAAGTATGCCGCACGTCTCGAATCGAAATCGACCTCTGGATCAATCTCATTCAACCTCGGCAGAGGGTGCATGACGATCGCCGACTCCTTCGCTCGCGCCAAGACATCGTTGTTGATCACGTAGATGTCCTTGACCGACTCGTATTCGGCCTCATTGTCGAATCGTTCTCTCTGGACTCGAGTCGCGTAGAGGACATCGGATCGAGCGACAATCTCGTCGCTGAGAGAGTGGGACTCGGTCCATCGGATACCAGATCGAGAAGCTTCGTTCTTGACGGATTCGGGCATCGCGAGCGATGGTGGAGACACAAAGTTGAGGGTCACGTCGTACAGCGAGAGGAGCTTGACAAGACTGTGAACGGTTCGGCCGTTCTTCAGGTCACCAACTGTATCACAAGACGTCAGCAATGTTCTTACCGCACAAAAAGAACCACGTCTACTCACTCAATGTCACGGTGATACCGTTAACGGAACCCAACTCTTCTCGGATACAGAAGACATCCAACAAACTCTGCGTTGGGTGCTCTCCAATACCATCACCAGCGTTGATGATGGGCACGGGACTCGACTTGGCAGCAGACTTGCTGCTTCCGACTGCAGGGTGTCTGAGCACGATGGCATCAGAGTAACATCCAACAGTTCGGATGGTGTCGGCGAGTGACTCTCCTTTAACGacggaagaagtggaagcggTCACTTGGACGACTTCACCACCGCATCGCTTCATGGCCGCTTCGAACGAGGTTGACGTTCGAGTAGAAGGCTCGTAGAACAATGTACACAAGACTCGACCTCGAAGAGTGTCGACAGAACCACTTCGCTCGACCTGGTTTCGCATCTCCGAAGCAAGGTTGAAGAGCGAGTGAAGATCTTCTCGGTCAAATTGCTTGACGGAAAGGATGTGTCGTCGGGTGAAAGAGGGGTGAGTCTGGAGTGACATGAGGGGTCGCACGGGAGATGCATCTCGCATCGAGGCGTTGGTAGCGAGAGACATGAGCTTCTCGCCTCCGACGGGGAACGACTGAGATCGCTCAATGGTGGGTGATCGGAGACCAGTGATCGAAGGGCGCTTGGTGGAAGCGAATGAACCTCGAGATTGTTTGGGTGCGATTCGAGGACCAGAGGCGGAGACGTCTCGGCCGAAAGGCATGGAGAAGGTCACGccatcgaggaagacggaatGAGCATTGACGACAACTCGGTGGACAGCACCAGAAACCTGTTTGTCCTGGAGAGGAGACCAAGTCTCAGAACCGAATACAGACTTTCGGttcacctcgacctccacgTAAGTCTGCGCTTGTTCTGACAAGCCAAAGATCGCTCGAGGGTTCTCGCTCAGTCGGAGAGAGATGTCCTCGAGGGTAAGCTTGCCCTGTGACACAGcggtgaggagaagaggaagcgacTCGGCGACACCAGAGTCGGCAGAGACAGGCTTGCCAAGAGCAGAGCCAAGCTCGTAAGGGAGGACACCGACggagaagatatcgatgGTAGCGAGGTTCTCCCAGAGCGCTTGCTGGTCTTCCTGAGTAGGAAGGCACTGGGCCTCAGGGAAGTCGGCCTGGGAGTAGAACAAGGCGTAGATGGAGACGTCACAAGTGACGGCcaaacccttctccttggcaaGAGCGATCAAGAGGATATCATCACGAGTGGAGACGCTGGCGATATGGATCGATCGGCTGTTCAAGCTCGCAAGTAAGAGGATCGAAGCGAGATCGGTTGCTCGCGCATCGGTAACGATGGGCTTGTCTGCGGGCCATGAAGCAAAGTGCTGAGCGACGCTGCTGACCTTGTTGACGGATCCGAAGAAGTtgttgaaggggatgaagagagcCTTTGCACCAGCCGCGACAGCATCTTGGAGTCGGGTTGCGTTGTCGGCAGTAGCAGCGACAGAGAAGAAGTAGTCGCAGTGAGCGGAACCGGAAGCGTTGGCTTGGGCTCGCTGAAGCGagatctcgtcctcgaccgcCGAAGCAACACCCTGAGGAACCATCTGCAAGATCGTGAATCCACCTCGGATAGCCGCTTGAGTAGCCACACCAAAGTCCTCCGAGTTGTTCTCCGCAGCACCGGGGACGAATGCTTGCACCGAGACCAAACCGGGGAAGGTGAAAGTCTGATGCGAGGTTTGATAGTCAACACTGGAGATTTCGAAAGTAGGCTTTCGGATGATCGCCTCAATGAAGAGTTTCGCATTCTTGACGTTGGTGATGAGAGGAACAGCAAAGTCGACAGCCATTCGTCGAGACTTGTAACCCTGAGAGATGTAACTGGCAGGTCGTCGGTATCGGTTCTTTGACGGCAAGTTGATGTACAAGTCGATCATGTTGTTCGCCAAATGTTGAGTAAGAGAAGACTCAGCCTTGTTGGGGTTGAGATCGTTCTCCGAGCCAAGCGCTTCGAGATACTTGACGGGGATACCGTGTTCTTGAATGAAATCGGCGGTACCAGCGGTAGCGTAAAGGTTGTAACCCATTCGGTGGAGTTTGTTGACCGAAGGAAGCATCTCGAGCTTCTCCTTGAAGGAACCGATCGACAAGAGGATGTTCTTCTTGGGCGGGTGAATACCAGTCGAGATGAGCGCCTTGAGGTACGCGTCGTACTTGTCCTTGCCGAAACAAGCGACTTCACCGGTGGAAGCCATCTCGACACCGAGGATAGGGTCCGCACCGGACAATCGACTGAATGAGAACTGAGGAACCTTGACACCGACGTAGTTGGGAGGCATCTTGATGTCAGGGTAAGGGGTGACGCTGAGACCGAGCATGACCTTGGTGGCAATCTCGATGGCGTCGATACCGGTGACCTTGGAcacgaaggggaaagacCTCGCAGCACGAAGGTTACATTCAATGACCTTGATCTCGTTATTCTTGGCGATGAACTGGATGTTGTAAGGACCCGTAACGTTGAGGGCTGCACCGATCTTCTGGGTGGCGATCTCGATCTTTTGGATGGTCTCGGGGTCGAGATCCTGAGGAGGCAGGATAAGGGTGGCATCACCCGAGTGCACACCGGCATTCTCGACGTGCTCGGAGATGTAGTGCATGACCATCTTTCCGTCTCGCGCAATAGCGtccatctcgatctccttggCCTCTTCGATGTACTTGGAGATGACGACTGGGTGGTCTCGAGAGACATCCGCGGCTTGACCGAGATAACTGTTCAAGTCGTCTTGCGAGAACACGACGTTCATGGCGGCACCTGACAACACGTACGACGGTCGGACGAGCACAGGGTATCCAACCCTGTCACAGAATGATTTGGCGTCCGCGAAACTGGTCAACTCCTTCCACAAGGGCTGGTCAACACCGATTTTGTCCAACATTCGGGAGAACTTGTATCGGTTCTCGGCGGTGTCGATCATCTCGGGAGAAGTACCGTAAATCTTGACGTTTTGTCGGTGCAAGTTGAGCGCAATGTTGTTGGGGGTTTGACCACCCATCGACAAGACAAGACCGCTGGATCGTTCAATGTCATAGATATCCAACACTGTCTCGAGACTGATGTTCTCAAAGTAGAGCTTGTCTGCCTCGTCGTAATCGGTCGAGACGGTCTCGGGGTTGTAGTTGATCATGACCGTCTTCATACCGTTCTCACGAAGGGTTCGGATCGCTCGGACGGCGCACCAATCGAATTCGACGGAAGAACCAATTCGGTATACACCGGAACCGAGGACCATCACACCGTTGTCCTCGAAAGTAACATCGTGCTCGCTAGCATTGTATGTGGTGTACAAGTAGTTGGTGAAACAGGGGAACTCGGCAGCGACGGTGTCGATCTGCTTGACGAAAGGGGTGATACCCGCTTCGACACGAAGTCGTCGCACGGCGAGCTCGTTCGAGTTGAGCGCTTTGGCGATCTGTCGATCCGAGAAACCGAGCTGCTTGGAGTTTCGgatgagctggatgggaACGGTCGAGGCGTTGTAGTGACTaaatgtcagcgatgctTTCCAATTGTTTGACTCACCCTAAGACACCCTCGGTCTTGGACAATCTCTCCAATCGTGTCAAAAACCACTTGTCAATGTTTGAcatctcgttgatcttgtcaaCAGAATAACCCCTCTTGAAGGCGGTAGCAATGGCGAACAATCGCTTGTCGGTAGGGTTGGCAATCTCGTAGTCGATGTCCTCGACAAAGGTGTGCTCGCCGAAACCAGGGAACTGATCGTCGATACACCTGATAGCTTTTTGAATCGTCTCTTCGAAGGTTCGACCGATAGCCATGACTTCTCCAACACTCTTCATGGAACTACTCAGAGCGGTGCTCACTCGGCTGAACTTCTTCAAGTCCCATCGGGGGATCTTGACGACACAGTAATCCAAACTGGGCTCGAAACAAGCGCTAGTGAGCTTGGTGACTGAGTTCCTGATTTcgttgagagggatgttgAGACCGAGCTTGGCAGCGATGAAGGCGAGGGGGTAGCCGGTAGCCTTGGAAGCAAGAGCCGACGAACGCGAGAGACGAGCGTTGACTTCGATAATGCAGTACTCCTTGGAGTATGGGTTGAGCGCGTACTGAATGTTACACTCTCCAATGACACCGAGATGTCGGATGACGTTGACGGCGGTGGTACGCAGCATGTTGTAATCGGCATCGGATAGTGTTTGGGAGGGAGCGACGACGATCGAGTCTCCGGTATGAATACCGAGCGGGTCGAAGTTCTGCAGAATATCAGCACACAACCCTCTCAGAGTCATAGAGCATCCTTCTCACCTCCATGTTACAGACGGTGATACAGTTGTTCCTGCAATCTCGGACAACTTCGTactcgacctccttccatcccttcatACTCTTCTCGACGAGCACCTGAGGACTGGTAGCGAACGCTTTGCCACAAAGGTCGGTGAGTTCGGCCTCGTTGGAAGCGAAACCGGAACCCAGACCACCAAGGGCGAAAGCGGCTCGGACAATGACAGGGTATCCAATCTTCTTGGCAGCGGTAAGCGCCTCGTCGAGGTTGACAGCGGATGCTGATTCGGCACACTTCTCGCCGATCTCCTCCATGGCTCGAGCGAACAACTCTCGGTCTTccgtggtgatgatggtctcgATAGGAGTACCGAGAACCTTCACACCGAGACCCTCGAACTcgtccttgagcttgatACCGACACTGAGTGCGGTTTGACCACCAAAGGTACAGTAGATACCGTCAGGCTTCTCGTGCTTGATGATCTTGCGGACGAATTCGGCGGTGACAGGAAGGAAGTAAACCTTGTCGGCGAGACCCTTGGAGGTCTGGATGGTAGCAATGTTGGGGTTGACAAGGATTGTGTAGataccttcctccttcaaagCCTTAATAGCTTGAGAACCGGAATAGTCAAACTCTCCCGCTTGACCGATGGACAAACCACCGGagccaaggacaaggaccttcttgacctgcTCACGGGGTCGGAGAGCGATGTTGGCAGCGAGCTCGCCACCGGGCATGTCGATGGGGACCAATCGACCTTCTCGAGCGCACTCCACTATACTCTGGATGAAAACATCGAAGAGGAACTCGGTGTCTCGAGGACCAGGGGCGGACTCGGGGTGGAATTGAACCGAAAAGAAGGGCTTGCCGTTCTTGCCCATCCAGATACCTTCGTTGGAGTTGTCGTTGGCATTGGTGAAAAGGGGTTCCCAACCGTTCTTGAGGGTGGTAACATCGACCTCGTAACCGTGGTTTTGAGAGGTAATGTAACATCGACCGGAAGTCGCGCAAGTACAAGGCAAGTTCATACCTCGGTTACCGTACTTCATCTTACGGGTAGAAGCGCCGGACGCCAAAGCGAGAAGCTGGTGACCAAGACAGATACCAAAGACGGGGACCTTGGAGGTCTCGAGCGCTCGAGACAGGTTGGCAATGGTCTCCTTGACCATGGAGGGGTCACCTGGACCGTTGGAGACGAACAGACCATCGTATGGCTCGCTCTCGGCGTTGAAGTCGTAGTCCTGGACAAAGGTTAGAATTCGCTTATAGAGTTTTCATGAAAGACGACTCACCCAAGGAACAACCTTGACCTCGACACCTCGTTCTCTGAAACACCTGATCTGGTTCCATTTCATACCCACATCGACAGCGATGACTCGCATCTGTCTACCGGTGTGAGGGTGCATCTTTTTGTCCGACCCAGTACCAGCTGTGTAGACGGTGGGCTGTTTGGTGGAAACCATTGCAACGAGGTTTTGCCCGTTGGGGTCGTAGTAAGGGACGGTCTCGTAATTCTCTCTCCAGTTGAGCGAGACGTTCTCGGTCGACGCGGAGCGGACCATGGAAGGGGCCGAGAGACCGTTGAGGAGACGTGAAACGCCGCCAAGGACACCAGGTTGGGCATCACGACCTCGCTCGCCATCGACATTGCCGACCTGCTTGTTGAGCACACGACCGAGCAAGACACCGCCTTCTCGTAATCGCTTGGTCAACATTCTTGTGTCAACACCCCAGATGGCGGGGATACCTTGCTCCTTGAGCCATTGACCAAGACTCGAGTTGGCGAGGTGGTGTGAGAAGCTTGGGTGGTAGTTGGCCACGACAAGGGCAGCGATGTGGATATGAGACGACTCGAACtcgagagggagggagtCAAGGAGGTGGTTAGGAGGAGGGACGTTGTGCGCATCCTCAGAGGTGGGGACGTTGCTAGTGGAGACAGCAGGTCTCTCGGGGACACCGTAGTTACCGATCAAGGGGTAGGTAAGGATGAGGATTTGGGAAGAGTAGGAAGGGTCGGTAAGGGATTCGGGGTAACCGACCATACCTGTTGGGAATGAGCATGATGACCTCCCTTGTTCAAAGGGGTCAGCTTACCAGTCTGGAAGACACACTCTCCCGCGACGCTCTTCTTTGCACCGAACGAGTGACCGGCGAGGGCCAAACCGTCTGCGAGCTCGAGAACGGCATCAGGCTCGCCCATGCTGTCGTCCCAGGTGGGTTCGGCGGGCATGCCCTCGTAGTCAATTCCCTTGAGGGTGGCAGGAGGGTAGAGACTGCCGTGCGGTttaggagcaggagcgacaTAGGAAGCAGCTCGAGCTGGGACAGGTCGACTCTtggatgaaggggaaagagcCGCAGCAGCCGGCGAAGAAGGGGGGGTGACTTCGACGCTGACCGCACTGTGTGTAGCAGGCGCCAAAGAGGCGGCCTGCTGAGTGGGGGGGATGTCGCTGGAGGGGACAGCTCCCTCGAAAGCGGGTGTGATAGACAccatcacgatcacgacGTAGGGGGAGGTGGGACTAAAATTTtctgagatgagatggactGCTGGTGCTGTTCTGACCCTTTTCTCAAAAAAGATTGGTTTTTTGCTAAAAGGTTTGGAACAAGCACTGGCTAGCTTTTTGAGGGGAGCAGCGAGGTTATGTTTATTGCATCacaaaagagagagaggag is a window encoding:
- a CDS encoding carbamoyl-phosphate synthase, large subunit, with product MVSITPAFEGAVPSSDIPPTQQAASLAPATHSAVSVEVTPPSSPAAAALSPSSKSRPVPARAASYVAPAPKPHGSLYPPATLKGIDYEGMPAEPTWDDSMGEPDAVLELADGLALAGHSFGAKKSVAGECVFQTGMVGYPESLTDPSYSSQILILTYPLIGNYGVPERPAVSTSNVPTSEDAHNVPPPNHLLDSLPLEFESSHIHIAALVVANYHPSFSHHLANSSLGQWLKEQGIPAIWGVDTRMLTKRLREGGVLLGRVLNKQVGNVDGERGRDAQPGVLGGVSRLLNGLSAPSMVRSASTENVSLNWRENYETVPYYDPNGQNLVAMVSTKQPTVYTAGTGSDKKMHPHTGRQMRVIAVDVGMKWNQIRCFRERGVEVKVVPWDYDFNAESEPYDGLFVSNGPGDPSMVKETIANLSRALETSKVPVFGICLGHQLLALASGASTRKMKYGNRGMNLPCTCATSGRCYITSQNHGYEVDVTTLKNGWEPLFTNANDNSNEGIWMGKNGKPFFSVQFHPESAPGPRDTEFLFDVFIQSIVECAREGRLVPIDMPGGELAANIALRPREQVKKVLVLGSGGLSIGQAGEFDYSGSQAIKALKEEGIYTILVNPNIATIQTSKGLADKVYFLPVTAEFVRKIIKHEKPDGIYCTFGGQTALSVGIKLKDEFEGLGVKVLGTPIETIITTEDRELFARAMEEIGEKCAESASAVNLDEALTAAKKIGYPVIVRAAFALGGLGSGFASNEAELTDLCGKAFATSPQVLVEKSMKGWKEVEYEVVRDCRNNCITVCNMENFDPLGIHTGDSIVVAPSQTLSDADYNMLRTTAVNVIRHLGVIGECNIQYALNPYSKEYCIIEVNARLSRSSALASKATGYPLAFIAAKLGLNIPLNEIRNSVTKLTSACFEPSLDYCVVKIPRWDLKKFSRVSTALSSSMKSVGEVMAIGRTFEETIQKAIRCIDDQFPGFGEHTFVEDIDYEIANPTDKRLFAIATAFKRGYSVDKINEMSNIDNHYNASTVPIQLIRNSKQLGFSDRQIAKALNSNELAVRRLRVEAGITPFVKQIDTVAAEFPCFTNYLYTTYNASEHDVTFEDNGVMVLGSGVYRIGSSVEFDWCAVRAIRTLRENGMKTVMINYNPETVSTDYDEADKLYFENISLETVLDIYDIERSSGLVLSMGGQTPNNIALNLHRQNVKIYGTSPEMIDTAENRYKFSRMLDKIGVDQPLWKELTSFADAKSFCDRVGYPVLVRPSYVLSGAAMNVVFSQDDLNSYLGQAADVSRDHPVVISKYIEEAKEIEMDAIARDGKMVMHYISEHVENAGVHSGDATLILPPQDLDPETIQKIEIATQKIGAALNVTGPYNIQFIAKNNEIKVIECNLRAARSFPFVSKVTGIDAIEIATKVMLGLSVTPYPDIKMPPNYVGVKVPQFSFSRLSGADPILGVEMASTGEVACFGKDKYDAYLKALISTGIHPPKKNILLSIGSFKEKLEMLPSVNKLHRMGYNLYATAGTADFIQEHGIPVKYLEALGSENDLNPNKAESSLTQHLANNMIDLYINLPSKNRYRRPASYISQGYKSRRMAVDFAVPLITNVKNAKLFIEAIIRKPTFEISSVDYQTSHQTFTFPGLVSVQAFVPGAAENNSEDFGVATQAAIRGGFTILQMVPQGVASAVEDEISLQRAQANASGSAHCDYFFSVAATADNATRLQDAVAAGAKALFIPFNNFFGSVNKVSSVAQHFASWPADKPIVTDARATDLASILLLASLNSRSIHIASVSTRDDILLIALAKEKGLAVTCDVSIYALFYSQADFPEAQCLPTQEDQQALWENLATIDIFSVGVLPYELGSALGKPVSADSGVAESLPLLLTAVSQGKLTLEDISLRLSENPRAIFGLSEQAQTYVEVEVNRKSVFGSETWSPLQDKQVSGAVHRVVVNAHSVFLDGVTFSMPFGRDVSASGPRIAPKQSRGSFASTKRPSITGLRSPTIERSQSFPVGGEKLMSLATNASMRDASPVRPLMSLQTHPSFTRRHILSVKQFDREDLHSLFNLASEMRNQVERSGSVDTLRGRVLCTLFYEPSTRTSTSFEAAMKRCGGEVVQVTASTSSVVKGESLADTIRTVGCYSDAIVLRHPAVGSSKSAAKSSPVPIINAGDGIGEHPTQSLLDVFCIREELGSVNGITVTLIGDLKNGRTVHSLVKLLSLYDVTLNFVSPPSLAMPESVKNEASRSGIRWTESHSLSDEIVARSDVLYATRVQRERFDNEAEYESVKDIYVINNDVLARAKESAIVMHPLPRLNEIDPEVDFDSRRAAYFRQMRYGLFVRMALLTLVLGA